The following are encoded in a window of Candidatus Moraniibacteriota bacterium genomic DNA:
- a CDS encoding peptidylprolyl isomerase: MKFKIKKIAEKKNIKRILTYLRRPLVLFFVILSLAIILFLFSLVRVYMRSDITLHEPSSGIFWYPALWISPFSFISYEEVARDVLAIQSHYNNQDFSSAGFRVDFSTEEGKKRLKLREKELLNILIEQKAFQRIVQDADLRVTDQEVNDSVERKLSEFGTKENVKETLNRLYGWNLDDFKNYIVKNEIYREKAKFVFSKKTDHETDKEAKKTIEKVKAELDSGEDFAVLAEKYSEGVTSKNGGRFGWLLLGEIMEPSVAKAIISMEAGSTSSIIESDLGYHIVKVHDSKKDSSGILYDISQIFIKKMTFSQWIEDYIKALNVKVFLKGYTWEASEGLVVFSDENMKTFELNLLNNQQIPKNESEDVKKESEKK, encoded by the coding sequence ATGAAATTTAAAATAAAAAAAATAGCCGAAAAGAAGAATATTAAACGCATACTGACTTATTTACGACGCCCGCTAGTTCTCTTTTTTGTAATACTTTCTCTCGCGATTATTCTTTTTTTGTTTTCTCTTGTTCGCGTGTATATGCGAAGTGATATTACTTTACATGAGCCTTCTTCTGGAATTTTTTGGTATCCAGCTCTTTGGATATCTCCTTTTTCTTTTATTTCTTACGAAGAAGTCGCAAGAGATGTATTAGCTATTCAGTCTCATTATAATAATCAAGATTTTTCCTCCGCTGGTTTTCGTGTGGACTTTTCTACTGAAGAAGGAAAAAAACGTCTGAAACTTCGTGAAAAAGAGCTTCTCAATATACTTATTGAGCAAAAAGCTTTTCAAAGAATTGTTCAGGATGCTGATCTTCGCGTTACTGATCAAGAAGTTAACGATAGTGTGGAGCGAAAATTAAGCGAATTTGGGACAAAAGAAAATGTAAAAGAAACCCTCAATCGTCTTTATGGTTGGAATTTGGATGATTTTAAAAATTATATTGTAAAGAATGAAATTTATCGAGAAAAAGCAAAATTTGTTTTTTCTAAAAAAACTGATCACGAGACTGATAAGGAGGCTAAAAAAACTATAGAAAAAGTAAAAGCGGAATTAGATTCCGGAGAAGATTTTGCTGTTTTAGCTGAGAAATACTCCGAAGGAGTGACATCAAAAAATGGGGGTCGTTTTGGCTGGTTGCTTTTAGGGGAAATTATGGAACCTTCTGTAGCAAAGGCTATTATTTCTATGGAAGCGGGATCAACAAGTTCCATTATCGAGAGTGACTTGGGATATCACATTGTTAAAGTGCATGATTCGAAGAAAGATTCTTCAGGAATTCTTTATGATATAAGTCAAATATTTATTAAAAAAATGACTTTTTCTCAATGGATTGAGGACTATATAAAAGCATTGAACGTCAAAGTTTTTCTTAAGGGATATACATGGGAAGCTTCAGAAGGGCTTGTTGTTTTTTCGGATGAAAATATGAAAACCTTTGAGTTGAATCTGCTCAATAATCAACAAATCCCGAAAAATGAAAGTGAAGATGTAAAAAAAGAATCTGAAAAGAAATAA
- a CDS encoding glycosyltransferase family 2 protein: MSEQEKVFIFPDPKTKDPDERFVQRIFEIFPGAITWMILLGLPLLAFLQPIWVAVFVIAFDLLWIHKSFYISLYTIAAYKRLRRGISIDWYGLLKDTENIVESIKRREREMKDIKKNLQKHSFFSSEFRKIRNILKDRKFEFSLIKPLSDKQEEVIQHKDIVHIVLFPTATEGAEIIEPAIRAVKESDFPNEQIIIVLATEENEEKEKREEKIRILRKKFKNVFRDFLVTVHKVKDGEMKCKASNATYAAKELCLYLNERDIDYKRVILSNFDCDTVCHKKYFSALTFLYTTDKDRLCHAYQPLPMYNNNIWDTNAIVRIVVFNSTFWHMFKSTRDRMVTFSSHSEPFDTIVKLNFWPVNMISEDSIIYWKGYSYFDGKYTTKIVPLPVSMDAALADTYGKTLVNQYKQLRRWAYGMENLALIMRSNLPNKNISFWKKWLVALELVEGHVLWATAPIILGFMGWLPLWFGGAEFKESVLAHNLPFISGTLMSIAMIGLLIIVSLNFLLLPPKPKEYSRWRYSFFVFQWLLVPFMGPFFAALPAIDAQTRLLLGKYFGSFWVTEKIRKKSISMQ; this comes from the coding sequence ATGTCAGAACAAGAAAAAGTTTTTATATTTCCCGATCCTAAAACGAAAGATCCCGATGAAAGATTTGTACAGAGAATTTTTGAAATTTTTCCTGGAGCAATAACATGGATGATTCTCTTAGGACTTCCATTATTGGCTTTTTTACAACCTATTTGGGTTGCGGTTTTCGTTATTGCTTTCGATCTTTTGTGGATACATAAAAGCTTTTATATTTCTTTGTATACTATTGCTGCATATAAAAGACTTCGAAGGGGGATTAGTATCGATTGGTATGGTCTTTTAAAAGATACAGAAAATATAGTTGAATCCATTAAACGGCGGGAGCGAGAGATGAAAGATATTAAAAAAAATCTTCAGAAGCATTCTTTTTTTTCTTCTGAATTTAGAAAAATAAGAAATATTTTAAAAGATAGAAAATTTGAATTTTCTTTGATAAAGCCTCTTTCTGATAAACAAGAGGAAGTTATACAACACAAAGATATTGTTCATATTGTTTTATTTCCTACGGCAACCGAAGGTGCTGAGATTATTGAGCCTGCTATACGAGCTGTAAAGGAGAGTGATTTTCCTAATGAGCAAATTATTATCGTCCTTGCAACGGAGGAAAATGAAGAAAAGGAGAAAAGGGAAGAGAAAATTCGAATTCTTCGTAAGAAATTCAAAAATGTTTTTCGAGATTTTTTGGTTACGGTGCACAAAGTTAAGGATGGAGAAATGAAATGCAAGGCATCAAATGCTACCTATGCGGCTAAAGAATTATGCCTCTATTTGAATGAAAGAGATATTGATTATAAGAGAGTTATTCTTTCTAACTTTGATTGTGATACTGTTTGTCATAAGAAATATTTTTCAGCACTTACTTTTCTTTATACAACAGATAAAGATAGGTTATGTCACGCATACCAACCATTGCCTATGTATAATAATAATATTTGGGATACAAATGCTATTGTTCGTATTGTTGTTTTTAATTCTACTTTCTGGCACATGTTCAAGAGTACGCGTGATCGAATGGTGACATTTTCATCTCACAGTGAACCTTTTGACACTATCGTGAAATTGAATTTTTGGCCTGTGAATATGATTAGTGAGGATTCAATTATTTATTGGAAAGGATATTCTTATTTTGATGGTAAATACACAACTAAAATTGTTCCATTACCTGTTTCTATGGATGCAGCATTGGCAGACACATATGGAAAAACTCTTGTTAATCAATATAAACAATTACGTCGTTGGGCGTATGGAATGGAGAATCTCGCATTAATAATGAGGTCAAATTTACCGAATAAAAATATTTCTTTTTGGAAAAAATGGCTTGTTGCTCTGGAACTTGTAGAGGGGCATGTTCTTTGGGCAACTGCTCCTATTATCCTAGGATTTATGGGCTGGCTTCCACTTTGGTTTGGTGGAGCAGAGTTTAAAGAAAGCGTTTTAGCACATAATCTTCCTTTTATTTCAGGAACACTTATGTCTATAGCGATGATTGGTCTCTTGATTATTGTATCTCTTAATTTTCTTCTTCTTCCACCAAAACCAAAAGAATATTCTCGATGGAGATATTCCTTTTTTGTTTTTCAATGGCTATTAGTTCCTTTTATGGGGCCGTTTTTTGCAGCACTTCCTGCTATAGATGCTCAAACACGTTTATTACTGGGAAAATATTTCGGCTCTTTTTGGGTTACTGAGAAGATTCGAAAAAAATCAATATCTATGCAATAG
- the lepA gene encoding elongation factor 4 yields the protein MEKISTSELTRNFCIIAHIDHGKSTLADRFLEVTKTVENRKMKEQMLDQMDLERERGITIKLQPVRMRYEKDGLLYTLNLIDTPGHVDFQYEVSRSLAAVEGAILLVDATKGIQAQTLSNLYFAMEQDLTIIPVINKIDLPNAQVEKTKREISHLLGCSEEDILCASGKTGIGVEAILDAVIKEVPFPKGEREKPLRALVFDSQYDDYKGVIAYVRIVDGKIGVGEKIRMMAADAYTEAGEVGIFTPKLFPQEFLEAGLIGYIATGFKSIEQCRVGDTITSASKLIETIPLEGYQIVQPMVYASLYPNDGEDYNAMRESLGKLKLNDAAFSFEPESNPALGRGFRCGFLGMLHLEIIRERLDREYAFEPTITTPSVVYQVLCKGWKNSESIFSAFEYPDPSEIEKTFEPYVKLEIVTPQEYVGAVMELSTKARSTYKNTHYLDETRVVMEFETPLAEIIVNFHDDLKSISSGFASMNYEPIGYRESDLVKLDIFVAGDMISAFSRVIPKEQVFSEGKRTVEKLRDTIPRQSFVIPLQASVGGKVIARETIRPYRKDVTAKLYGGDITRKRKLLEKQKKGKKKMQSMGKVYIPPQAFLSVLKR from the coding sequence ATGGAAAAAATATCTACTTCGGAATTAACGAGAAATTTTTGTATTATTGCACATATTGATCATGGAAAATCAACTCTAGCTGATCGATTTTTGGAAGTGACTAAAACGGTAGAAAATCGAAAAATGAAAGAGCAGATGTTGGATCAAATGGATCTAGAGAGAGAACGTGGAATTACTATCAAACTCCAACCTGTACGAATGAGATACGAAAAAGATGGTTTATTGTATACGTTGAACCTTATAGATACGCCGGGCCATGTTGATTTTCAATACGAGGTTTCTCGTTCACTTGCTGCTGTCGAGGGAGCTATACTTTTGGTAGATGCTACGAAAGGAATACAAGCACAGACTTTGTCTAACCTGTATTTTGCAATGGAGCAGGATCTTACTATTATTCCTGTAATAAACAAAATTGATCTTCCGAATGCACAAGTAGAAAAAACAAAAAGGGAGATATCGCATCTTTTGGGTTGTTCGGAAGAAGATATTTTATGCGCTTCAGGAAAAACAGGAATTGGTGTTGAAGCAATTCTTGATGCCGTCATAAAAGAAGTGCCCTTTCCAAAAGGAGAAAGAGAAAAACCTCTTCGGGCTTTGGTTTTCGATAGCCAGTATGATGATTATAAGGGGGTAATTGCTTATGTTCGAATTGTAGATGGAAAAATTGGTGTTGGAGAAAAAATTCGTATGATGGCGGCAGATGCTTATACAGAAGCTGGTGAAGTGGGAATTTTTACGCCAAAACTTTTCCCGCAAGAATTTTTGGAAGCCGGATTGATTGGATATATAGCCACGGGTTTTAAAAGTATCGAACAGTGTCGAGTGGGAGATACCATAACAAGCGCTTCAAAACTAATAGAGACTATTCCTCTGGAGGGTTATCAAATTGTTCAGCCCATGGTATATGCTAGTCTTTATCCTAACGATGGGGAAGATTATAATGCTATGCGAGAATCTTTGGGTAAATTAAAATTGAATGACGCAGCCTTTAGTTTTGAACCAGAAAGTAATCCTGCTCTAGGACGTGGTTTTCGATGTGGTTTTCTGGGCATGCTTCATTTAGAAATTATTCGAGAACGCTTGGATCGAGAATATGCTTTTGAGCCAACCATAACAACTCCAAGTGTTGTGTATCAAGTTCTTTGTAAAGGTTGGAAAAATTCTGAAAGTATTTTTTCTGCTTTTGAATATCCAGATCCTTCCGAAATTGAAAAAACATTTGAGCCTTATGTGAAATTGGAAATAGTAACTCCACAAGAATATGTTGGGGCTGTTATGGAATTATCAACAAAGGCAAGGTCCACCTATAAAAATACTCACTATTTGGATGAAACTCGTGTTGTAATGGAATTCGAAACACCTCTGGCTGAAATTATTGTGAATTTTCATGATGATCTTAAAAGTATTTCATCGGGATTTGCTTCAATGAATTATGAGCCAATTGGATATCGTGAAAGTGATTTGGTGAAATTGGATATTTTTGTAGCAGGAGATATGATAAGTGCTTTTTCTCGAGTTATACCCAAAGAACAAGTTTTTTCCGAAGGAAAACGAACGGTAGAAAAATTAAGAGATACTATTCCTAGACAGTCATTTGTTATCCCATTGCAAGCTTCTGTAGGAGGAAAGGTGATTGCTCGTGAAACTATACGTCCTTATAGAAAAGATGTTACGGCAAAATTATATGGTGGAGATATAACTCGAAAAAGAAAGTTGTTGGAAAAGCAGAAGAAAGGAAAGAAAAAAATGCAATCAATGGGAAAGGTATACATTCCTCCTCAAGCTTTTCTTTCTGTTTTAAAGCGATAA
- a CDS encoding peptidylprolyl isomerase, protein MQIDVNKEYSAILRTSQGDIKISLNAKQAPITVNNFIFLSKEKFYENVIFHRVIKDFMIQGGDPTGTGSGGPGYSFKDESIVEEYTKGTLAMANSGPNTNGSQFFIMHVDVSLPKNYVIFGKVISGMDVVDAIASAPVKAGMFGEASTPVNPVIIQSVEISE, encoded by the coding sequence ATGCAAATTGATGTAAATAAAGAATACTCAGCAATTTTGCGTACGAGCCAGGGAGATATTAAAATTTCTCTTAACGCCAAACAAGCACCGATAACGGTAAATAATTTTATCTTTCTTTCTAAGGAGAAATTTTATGAAAACGTTATTTTTCATCGTGTGATAAAAGATTTTATGATTCAAGGAGGTGATCCAACGGGGACGGGCTCCGGGGGACCAGGATACTCCTTTAAGGACGAGTCTATTGTAGAAGAATATACAAAAGGAACGCTTGCCATGGCTAATTCAGGACCAAATACGAATGGAAGTCAATTCTTTATTATGCATGTGGATGTATCATTACCTAAAAATTATGTAATTTTTGGAAAAGTAATTTCAGGAATGGATGTTGTTGATGCGATAGCGTCCGCTCCAGTAAAGGCGGGAATGTTTGGAGAGGCTTCTACACCTGTAAATCCAGTGATTATTCAAAGTGTTGAAATTTCTGAATAA
- a CDS encoding oligosaccharide flippase family protein, with the protein MVKKWLEIMRSSLFLKNSFVLFLGVMATNFFNYIFHFAIGRMVTPSVYGEMEMIVSLLAIVSVPGSAIALIASRYAANAKAKNDPGLSKEIFHWLNGKIIRYGLPVFAISLLSTPWVASFLKVEHEIAIIFLWAMMFLSFFSSVSIGILSGWQSFSWVGIINSVGSFFKLILGVFFVWMGFAVNGIIGSFLLSSLIGYICTLWVFQKIQKNNKEQHKEKESFSAKELTSIKPYAIRVFFASLALALLGNIDMISAKYHLDSNVVGTYGALFIVSRIIFFVSGILISVMFSMSSEEHDKKALGINKGQSKIFFHTAFLIGIFCTGSLIFFFLFPEFVMKVFFGNTYIHAANYLIWFGVVAALYTFVNLFIQYFLSIKETRVVRWLLFISLLEIPCIFFFGYDILSIVMISGFAQVLVIGVALIFFLRGKNFLKR; encoded by the coding sequence ATGGTAAAAAAATGGTTAGAAATAATGCGTTCGAGTTTGTTTTTGAAAAATAGCTTTGTCTTGTTTCTTGGTGTTATGGCAACGAATTTTTTTAATTACATCTTTCATTTTGCTATAGGAAGGATGGTAACTCCTTCTGTATATGGAGAAATGGAGATGATTGTGTCTTTACTTGCTATTGTTTCTGTTCCTGGCTCAGCAATAGCACTTATTGCAAGTCGCTATGCAGCGAATGCTAAAGCAAAAAATGATCCTGGTTTAAGTAAAGAAATCTTTCATTGGCTGAATGGGAAGATTATTCGATATGGTTTGCCGGTGTTTGCTATTTCTCTTTTATCGACTCCCTGGGTAGCAAGTTTTTTGAAGGTTGAGCATGAGATTGCTATAATTTTTCTTTGGGCTATGATGTTTCTTTCTTTTTTTTCTTCTGTTTCGATAGGAATATTATCGGGTTGGCAAAGTTTTTCTTGGGTGGGTATTATAAATAGTGTGGGGAGTTTTTTTAAATTAATTCTTGGTGTTTTCTTTGTTTGGATGGGTTTTGCTGTTAATGGAATTATCGGATCTTTTCTCTTATCTTCTTTGATTGGATATATATGCACCTTGTGGGTTTTTCAAAAAATTCAAAAAAATAATAAAGAACAGCATAAAGAGAAAGAAAGCTTCTCGGCAAAAGAATTAACCTCCATAAAGCCATACGCAATAAGAGTTTTTTTTGCATCTTTAGCACTTGCTTTGTTGGGAAATATCGACATGATTTCTGCTAAATATCATTTGGATAGTAATGTAGTAGGGACATACGGAGCGTTATTTATTGTTTCGAGGATTATTTTCTTTGTTTCTGGAATTCTTATTTCGGTCATGTTCTCGATGTCATCGGAAGAGCATGATAAAAAAGCATTAGGAATAAATAAGGGTCAATCAAAGATATTTTTTCATACAGCTTTTCTTATAGGGATTTTTTGTACAGGTTCTTTGATTTTCTTTTTTCTTTTTCCAGAGTTTGTTATGAAAGTTTTCTTTGGAAATACGTATATTCATGCGGCAAATTATTTGATATGGTTCGGCGTCGTGGCTGCTCTTTATACATTTGTGAATCTTTTTATTCAGTATTTTCTTTCTATTAAAGAAACTCGAGTAGTTCGATGGTTACTTTTTATTTCTCTTTTGGAGATCCCATGTATATTTTTCTTTGGGTATGATATTTTGAGTATAGTAATGATTTCAGGATTTGCTCAGGTTTTAGTTATTGGTGTCGCTTTAATTTTCTTTTTAAGAGGCAAGAATTTTTTAAAACGATAA
- a CDS encoding glycosyltransferase family 2 protein, with amino-acid sequence MKKMISLVIPAYNEEKNLPLIKKAIEKVFKKMSYSYEIIFVNDGSSDKSLEVLKKIAEKDDYIKIIDFSRNFGKEIATSAGCHIAKGDAVITMDADLQHPPELIQKFLALWEEGAEVVYTVRKETSGVGFFKKISSSLFYWLFNKISDMKSESGATDFRLMDKKVIDTFRQLPERDRMFRGLIDWMGFRRVRVDFVAAERVNGNARYSYGKLFHLAMNSFTSFSLFPLRFAGYLGIFVVLVSGLLLSIMLLSKFWDPGLFTSLAIFTVGIIFLVGIILISLGLIALYIARIHTEVSGRPLYIVREKVNIKE; translated from the coding sequence ATGAAAAAAATGATATCCCTTGTTATTCCTGCTTATAATGAAGAAAAAAACTTACCTCTTATAAAAAAGGCGATAGAAAAAGTTTTTAAAAAAATGTCGTATTCTTACGAGATCATTTTTGTAAATGACGGAAGCTCGGATAAAAGTCTGGAAGTACTTAAGAAGATTGCAGAAAAAGATGACTATATCAAAATAATTGATTTTTCAAGAAATTTTGGTAAAGAAATCGCTACCAGTGCTGGGTGTCATATTGCAAAAGGGGATGCTGTGATAACTATGGATGCTGATCTCCAGCATCCACCTGAGCTGATACAGAAATTTTTAGCTCTTTGGGAAGAAGGTGCTGAAGTTGTCTATACAGTCCGTAAAGAAACTTCCGGTGTGGGTTTTTTTAAGAAAATATCTTCTTCTCTTTTTTATTGGTTATTCAATAAAATATCGGATATGAAATCCGAATCAGGTGCGACAGATTTTCGTCTTATGGATAAGAAGGTGATAGACACCTTTCGACAGCTTCCTGAACGAGATCGGATGTTTCGAGGACTTATTGATTGGATGGGATTTCGTCGTGTGCGAGTAGATTTTGTAGCCGCAGAACGAGTAAATGGAAACGCTCGATATTCCTACGGGAAACTTTTTCATTTAGCTATGAATAGCTTCACATCATTCTCTCTTTTTCCACTTCGTTTTGCTGGATATCTTGGTATTTTCGTTGTATTGGTGAGTGGACTTTTGCTTTCGATAATGTTATTATCTAAGTTTTGGGATCCAGGATTATTCACTTCTCTTGCTATATTTACCGTAGGTATTATCTTTCTTGTTGGAATTATCCTTATTTCTTTGGGTTTAATAGCTTTGTACATTGCTAGAATTCATACGGAAGTATCTGGAAGACCCTTATACATTGTTCGAGAAAAAGTAAACATTAAAGAATAA
- a CDS encoding protein phosphatase 2C family protein translates to MVKKKCDSGKCLTCMIPRLRPITISQEKREPFLDVFQFSPNNITQKHLGTIFGIFSIDPSKKEALYITNHLASVVKKEYYSKPQRSAEDSFESTLKIIDIILGETFRKGNVSWLENLDGVIVVISKDTIHFSSCGKGRLFLFRENKFLNLTESNEEESAPHPLRTFEDIASGKILSHDIFLLCDRQLLKIFSPEQLKKEISRSPDYDSFYTLLYTALVNECEHAGAILLDMIQDDTPSPIVHTKTSHDLILPRNLFGRDTLDTQKNISLKKALSKEILKDSLLEENENKEEEISTQIENLPEEKSKGRNIHIKESLDSQTHSGSDPHIEALKERALLTLETIESLLTNATKKIQKILQKKAQSFTSKKKDKKSKKRDFSNVKKKIKDFFLTNKKTFSKKNITLLLTSTRNLLEKIKIRKNILLFLKEKLFFLKNKKDTIHSPLEISSKSTFLPSFYKIKHLFFSLNKRQKIYALFLLLIMILIPFFLPKIIPDKKENISSEFDEAALVLNQKESPDTWTEQWEKEKNVIFQKEDAIETISGIPPSILNKTLQVTYWDNRILAVTSDAVVILNLLNNSMESYPPPNGNEIFTLATFMEDLNLLFILTKNNDLYEFSPAKQSYTKNKIPLPSGTSPHLLESYLTYLYIFDTKTKNILRFPRIAGGFDKSTTWFKSTPIQENPFKWNVEESIYFITHKETIESYFQGKKTNFSLESSSAPTPHPKDIAITKNNFLILDSENGRFVLTKKDTGEIQSQLMSKSFFQTKRILAVQENTIYTENTSGDILKIVLP, encoded by the coding sequence ATGGTAAAGAAAAAATGCGATTCGGGAAAATGCTTAACTTGCATGATTCCTCGTTTGCGACCCATCACTATTTCTCAGGAAAAACGAGAACCTTTTCTCGATGTTTTTCAATTTTCTCCCAATAATATAACTCAAAAACATTTAGGGACTATTTTTGGTATTTTCTCAATAGATCCTTCAAAGAAAGAGGCTCTCTATATAACAAATCATTTAGCTTCAGTTGTAAAAAAAGAATATTATTCAAAACCTCAACGTTCAGCTGAAGACAGTTTTGAATCAACTCTAAAAATAATTGATATTATTCTTGGAGAAACATTTCGCAAGGGTAATGTTTCTTGGCTAGAAAATCTTGATGGCGTGATTGTTGTTATTAGTAAGGATACTATTCATTTTTCTTCTTGTGGAAAAGGTCGTCTTTTCCTTTTTCGAGAAAACAAATTCCTTAATCTTACAGAATCCAATGAAGAAGAGAGTGCCCCCCATCCACTGAGAACATTTGAAGATATAGCTTCAGGAAAAATTCTTTCTCATGATATTTTTCTTCTCTGTGATCGTCAGCTTCTTAAGATTTTTTCTCCTGAACAACTCAAAAAAGAGATTTCACGTTCTCCAGATTATGATTCATTTTATACCCTTCTTTATACAGCCCTTGTAAATGAATGCGAACACGCTGGAGCCATACTTCTTGATATGATCCAAGATGACACACCATCGCCCATAGTTCATACAAAAACTTCTCATGATCTCATTTTGCCAAGAAATTTATTTGGTAGAGACACCTTAGATACGCAAAAAAATATATCCCTAAAAAAAGCTCTTTCTAAAGAAATTCTAAAAGACTCCCTGTTAGAAGAAAATGAAAACAAAGAGGAAGAAATCTCTACACAGATAGAAAATTTACCCGAAGAGAAAAGTAAAGGAAGAAATATTCACATAAAAGAATCTCTTGATTCACAAACACATTCAGGTTCAGATCCTCATATAGAAGCACTGAAAGAACGAGCGCTCCTTACTTTGGAAACAATCGAGTCTCTTTTAACAAACGCAACAAAAAAAATTCAAAAAATTCTTCAAAAGAAGGCTCAGTCTTTCACTTCTAAAAAAAAAGATAAAAAATCTAAAAAGAGAGATTTTTCTAACGTAAAAAAAAAGATAAAAGATTTTTTTTTAACAAATAAAAAAACTTTTTCCAAAAAAAACATTACCCTTCTCTTGACCTCAACAAGAAATCTCTTGGAGAAAATAAAAATAAGAAAAAATATTCTCTTGTTTTTAAAAGAGAAATTATTCTTTTTGAAAAACAAGAAGGATACGATTCATTCACCATTAGAAATTTCTTCAAAATCAACGTTTCTTCCAAGTTTTTATAAAATAAAACATCTTTTTTTCTCTTTAAACAAACGCCAAAAAATTTACGCTCTTTTTCTTCTTTTAATAATGATTCTTATCCCCTTCTTTCTCCCTAAAATAATACCCGACAAAAAAGAAAATATATCTTCTGAATTTGATGAAGCAGCTCTTGTTTTAAACCAAAAAGAGTCTCCTGATACTTGGACAGAACAATGGGAAAAAGAAAAAAATGTTATTTTTCAAAAAGAAGATGCTATAGAAACAATTTCAGGAATTCCTCCGAGTATTTTAAATAAAACATTACAAGTAACGTATTGGGACAATCGGATTCTCGCTGTCACCTCTGATGCCGTTGTCATTCTCAACCTTTTAAATAATTCCATGGAATCTTACCCTCCTCCCAATGGAAATGAAATATTTACACTTGCAACTTTTATGGAAGATCTTAATCTTCTTTTTATTCTTACTAAAAATAATGATTTGTATGAATTTAGTCCTGCAAAACAATCTTATACAAAAAACAAAATACCACTTCCATCAGGAACAAGTCCTCATCTATTAGAGTCCTACCTTACTTATCTGTACATCTTTGATACTAAGACCAAAAATATTCTTCGTTTTCCTCGTATAGCAGGAGGTTTTGATAAATCCACAACTTGGTTCAAATCTACACCTATACAAGAAAATCCCTTCAAGTGGAATGTGGAAGAAAGTATCTATTTTATAACCCATAAAGAAACTATTGAATCTTACTTTCAAGGAAAGAAAACCAATTTTTCTTTAGAATCATCTTCAGCCCCCACCCCTCATCCAAAAGATATTGCTATAACAAAGAATAATTTTCTCATTCTTGATTCTGAAAATGGTCGTTTTGTTCTCACAAAAAAAGATACCGGAGAAATACAATCTCAGCTTATGAGTAAATCTTTTTTTCAAACAAAGCGAATACTCGCAGTCCAAGAAAATACCATTTATACAGAAAATACTTCAGGAGATATACTAAAAATAGTTCTCCCTTAA
- a CDS encoding septum formation initiator family protein: MRFVSFFIIILVIIGAFSGAFFLGRSGYEAYRKNQTIEEEIARLESEAKRLSVENEELEKKIVYFGTDSFTEREAKEKLNLKHPEEKVVLVKGRAVENLEEDPKKQDPKITINGKEKDYIPLYKRWWTIFFSPRK; encoded by the coding sequence ATGCGTTTTGTTTCTTTTTTTATAATTATTTTGGTAATCATTGGAGCATTTTCAGGCGCATTCTTTTTGGGACGATCGGGTTATGAAGCATATCGAAAGAACCAAACTATAGAAGAAGAAATTGCTAGATTAGAAAGTGAAGCGAAGAGGCTTTCTGTAGAGAATGAAGAATTAGAAAAAAAGATTGTCTATTTTGGAACAGATTCATTTACTGAGCGTGAAGCTAAGGAAAAGTTAAATTTGAAACATCCTGAAGAAAAAGTCGTTCTTGTAAAAGGAAGAGCTGTTGAAAACTTAGAAGAAGATCCAAAAAAACAAGATCCAAAAATTACAATAAATGGAAAAGAAAAGGATTACATTCCTCTTTATAAAAGATGGTGGACCATTTTCTTTTCTCCAAGGAAATAA